A stretch of the Marmota flaviventris isolate mMarFla1 chromosome 12, mMarFla1.hap1, whole genome shotgun sequence genome encodes the following:
- the LOC114084209 gene encoding flavin-containing monooxygenase 5-like, producing the protein MTAKKIAVIGAGVSGLGAIKSCLEEGLEPTCFEKGSDIGGLWRYKETPDTGRAGIYKSLTCNTSKEMTAFSDYPVPDHFPNYMHNSKMMEYLRMYARHFGLMQHIEFLAKVCSVRKRHDFSSSGQWDVVVEADGKQQSYIFDGVMICSGHYTEKHLPLQEFAGIQKFRGRYLHSWEYKQPDTFAGKRVVVIGIGNSGADVAGEISRVAEQVFLSTRRGAWIWNRVWDDGNPMDTALFTRYNRALQKLLPSFLINRWAEKKLNARFNHANYGLQAAHRFLSHQSTFSDDLPNRIITGKVRMKPNVKEFTETSAIFEDGTEEKVDTVLFATGYTFSFPFLEDDLAILDSQHSMYKFVFPPQLEKPTLAFIGLLQPVGALIPTAELQSRWAVRVFQGLKKLPSETDMLAEINRRKTRMAKEFVDSPRDASRVYYIDYMDEIASELGVKPNLLSLFLWDAKLAREVFYGPCTPYQYRLQGPGKWTGARAAILTQRARILKPLRTRVLQHSGSRSSGWLWVRSVCAVIFLSASMVIILQMIGH; encoded by the exons ATGACAGCAAAAAAAATTGCAGTGATTGGCGCCGGGGTCAGCGGATTAGGGGCCATTAAGAGCTGCCTGGAGGAGGGACTGGAGCCCACATGTTTTGAAAAAGGCAGCGACATTGGAGGACTGTGGAGATACAAG GAGACCCCCGACACTGGACGAGCTGGGATATACAAATCCTTGACCTGCAACACCTCCAAGGAGATGACAGCCTTCAGCGACTACCCCGTCCCTGACCATTTTCCCAACTACATGCACAATTCCAAAATGATGGAGTATCTCAGGATGTACGCCAGGCACTTTGGTCTCATGCAACACATCGAGTTCCTG GCGAAGGTGTGCAGTGTGAGGAAGCGCCATGATTTTTCATCCTCTGGCCAGTGGGATGTTGTGGTAGAAGCTGATGGGAAGCAGCAATCCTACATCTTCGACGGTGTCATGATCTGCAGCGGCCATTACACTGAGAAGCATTTGCCCTTACAGGAGTTTGCAG GCATCCAGAAGTTCCGGGGCAGGTACCTGCACAGCTGGGAGTACAAGCAGCCAGACACTTTTGCCGGGAAGAGAGTGGTTGTGATTGGCATCGGGAACTCTGGAGCAGATGTGGCTGGCGAGATCAGTCGTGTTGCTGAGCAG GTTTTCCTCAGCACGAGACGAGGCGCGTGGATTTGGAACCGGGTGTGGGATGACGGCAACCCCATGGACACCGCCCTCTTCACCCGGTACAATAGGGCACTCCAAAAACTACTGCCCTCGTTCCTCATCAACAGGTGGGCAGAGAAGAAACTGAACGCAAGGTTCAACCACGCCAACTACGGGCTGCAGGCTGCACACAG ATTTCTCAGCCATCAGTCTACCTTCAGTGACGACCTGCCAAATCGCATAATCACTGGAAAAGTGCGGATGAAACCAAACGTGAAGGAGTTCACCGAGACGTCCGCCATCTTTGAGGATGGCACTGAAGAGAAGGTTGACACTGTCCTCTTTGCCACAGGATacaccttctctttccctttcttggaGGATGACTTAGCAATCCTGGACAGCCAGCATTCCATGTATAAGTTTGTCTTCCCTCCTCAGCTGGAGAAGCCAACACTGGCTTTCATCGGCCTCCTGCAGCCCGTGGGGGCCCTCATCCCCACAGCAGAACTCCAGAGCCGATGGGCTGTGCGCGTGTTCCAAG gaCTGAAAAAATTGCCCTCAGAGACTGACATGCTGGCTGAGATCAACAGAAGGAAAACGAGAATGGCCAAAGA GTTTGTGGACAGCCCCAGAGATGCATCTCGAGTGTACTACATCGACTACATGGATGAGATTGCTTCTGAGCTAGGCGTCAAACCCAACCtgctctccctcttcctctgggATGCCAAGCTAGCCAGGGAGGTTTTCTATGGGCCCTGCACCCCATACCAGTACCGCCTACAGGGGCCCGGCAAGTGGACCGGAGCCCGGGCAGCCATCCTCACTCAAAGAGCCCGGATCCTCAAGCCCCTGAGAACACGTGTGCTCCAGCACTCTGGCTCCCGTTCCTCTGGGTGGCTTTGGGTCAGAAGTGTCTGTGCTGtcatctttctctctgcttccatggTCATCATCTTGCAGATGATCGGTCATTAA